In Porites lutea chromosome 1, jaPorLute2.1, whole genome shotgun sequence, a single genomic region encodes these proteins:
- the LOC140926590 gene encoding uncharacterized protein, whose protein sequence is MCADVLSSTMWLDLRAAVPQGSGVLQSLASSLPDAALASRAPSTSPKYFSSYNRWRSWAREHGLTVFPASPFHFAIYLRHLMTEAKTASPLESAVHSIAWFHQLGGEPSPSDHPLVKSTLAGAPRLLAHQTTKKEPITFSQ, encoded by the exons ATGTGTGCTG ATGTTTTGAGCTCTACTATGTGGTTGGATCTTCGGGCTGCAGTTCCCCAGGGATCTGGTGTTTTGCAATCCCTTGCAAGTTCTCTTCCGGATGCTGCGTTGGCTAGCAGAGCTCCCAGTACTTCCCCcaagtatttttcttcttacaacAGATGGAGGTCTTGGGCACGAGAACATGGCTTGACAGTTTTTCCTGCTTCTCCGTTTCACTTTGCTATTTATTTGCGTCATTTAATGACTGAGGCGAAGACAGCATCTCCCCTGGAGTCAGCAGTTCATAGCATTGCCTGGTTTCACCAGCTGGGTGGCGAACCGTCTCCTTCTGATCATCCGTTGGTGAAGAGTACTCTTGCCGGTGCGCCGCGTTTGCTGGCCCATCAAACAACCAAGAAGGAGCCTATTACATTCTCTCAGTAA
- the LOC140936399 gene encoding uncharacterized protein, translating into MPWYALNTSIMIQNLRDHCPLVKQVWLADDSAGGGSIVQLYNWYRQLSKGGQKFGYLVNGTKSWLIVKSRELAQEAKRVFGEEVNITTEGQRHLGAVIASQEYKDQYCEGKFRAWKEEIERLSEIAKSQPHAAYIAFTKGYKSKFTYFMRTIESFEVYVDPIQEVIEDLLLPTLFGQSEPLPNEVRRLATLATGQGGLGIPDLKSEAPQQFAASRLITTAHVDSITSQSSIMAPGEKSTEELKRHQQSLKRASAKEKMDSIDSSLSPGLLRLVNQSRDKGASSWLNAMPLADKGLALNKLEFRDSLRLRYDLPLVDLPSHCIRGDKFTVSHALSCKKGGL; encoded by the coding sequence ATGCCATGGTACGCACTTAATACATCCATAATGATACAGAATTTGAGGGATCATTGCCCATTGGTTAAACAGGTGTGGCTTGCAGACGACTCAGCTGGAGGAGGGAGTATAGTGCAATTATACAACTGGTACAGGCAATTGAGTAAGGGAGGTCAAAAGTTTGGTTACCTTGTGAATGGGACAAAAAGCTGGCTTATTGTGAAGTCTAGGGAACTCGCGCAGGAAGCAAAGAGGGTGTTTGGAGAGGAAGTCAACATAACGACTGAAGGCCAGCGCCATCTGGGAGCAGTTATTGCGTCGCAAGAATACAAAGATCAGTATTGTGAGGGGAAGTTTCGTGCATGGAAAGAGGAAATCGAACGTCTCTCTGAAATAGCGAAGAGCCAGCCCCATGCGGCGTATATTGCTttcacaaaaggctacaagtcgAAGTTCACCTACTTCATGCGCACGATTGAATCGTTTGAAGTTTATGTCGATCCAATCCAGGAAGTGATTGAAGATTTACTACTCCCAACTTTGTTCGGTCAATCAGAACCTCTCCCTAACGAGGTGCGCAGACTTGCTACCTTAGCAACGGGTCAAGGGGGTCTAGGCATTCCCGATCTGAAATCCGAGGCACCGCAGCAGTTTGCTGCCTCGAGACTAATAACCACCGCGCACGTAGATTCTATTACTTCACAGAGTTCCATCATGGCGCCAGGAGAAAAATCTACGGAGGAGCTAAAGAGGCATCAACAATCACTTAAGAGAGCAagtgccaaagagaaaatggatagcATTGATTCAAGCCTCTCCCCAGGCCTGCTGCGTCTGGTTAATCAGTCGAGGGACAAGGGCGCAAGTTCTTGGCTGAATGCGATGCCTCTCGCAGACAAAGGTTTAGCCCTCAACAAGCTAGAGTTCAGAGACTCGCTACGCTTGCGTTATGACTTGCCCTTAGTCGATTTACCAAGTCATTGCATACGTGGGGATAAATTCACCGTTAGTCACgccctctcttgtaaaaaggggGGTTTATAG